One window of Papaver somniferum cultivar HN1 chromosome 9, ASM357369v1, whole genome shotgun sequence genomic DNA carries:
- the LOC113308710 gene encoding serine/threonine-protein kinase-like protein CCR1: protein MDFQHGFSSLIHLVLVLLLLSVVMTEKRLVVGFGSMGPISAAFGDNGFFCAIDASGKQEVFCWEKNNSTLASSVLGHFNAIPPVAALTGGEGFMCGLLANTSTPYCWNSVDSGTNLVPSMFVNSAYSHIAAGKDHVCAVRGSYFSSIYSGNVDCWEISNDSERRSDLVSYFDPSISNLVFEKIASGEGYTCGGIEHGGIVCWGPKSGSIEVSDESDNYVNLASGKDSVCGISELTGEVKCWGGNNSFVNPPNGTRFVDLTAGARHFCGIREDNHGIDCWGTHDSSVVPKGSGFLAIASSGFITCGVREDDLLLDCWGSEEPLPAGYSPPLQLSSPGLCTADPCGQGKFSFNASILSVQDLTSLCVRKNLNICAPCGSNCSKGFFASSPCSANADRVCTACSLCQNSSCWDDCKLTSSSHREKMHQVKKLGIIIGSSVAGFILVLLGWCLLPRLVTVRNEEQRKKQFKSCLRKPEVEADTNDELQPTLSAALSVGATQIFRLSELKDATNGFKEFNEVGRGSYGFVYKAVLPDGRQVAVKRANANTIIHTNGREFEAELEILCNIRHCNIVNLIGYCAEMGERLLVYEFMSHGTLHDHLHGELSPLNWNFRLRIAMQVAKGLEYLHRDCFPPIVHRDVKASNILLDAEWVARIADVGLLNPNNRDLDGDLESDVYNFGIVLLEILSGRKVNDNDYTPPNIVDWALPLIRKGKAAAIIDRNIALPRNVEPLLKLADIAELALKEDRGERPVISEIVMWLEQIVKNGLTL, encoded by the coding sequence ATGGATTTTCAGCATGGGTTTTCTTCATTGATTCATCTCGtactagttcttcttcttctcagtgtGGTGATGACTGAAAAAAGATTAGTAGTTGGATTTGGATCAATGGGTCCAATATCAGCAGCTTTTGGTGATAATGGCTTCTTTTGTGCAATTGATGCAAGTGGTAAACAAGAAGTGTTTTGTTGGGAGAAGAATAACAGCACCTTGGCATCATCAGTCTTAGGACATTTTAATGCAATACCACCTGTTGCTGCATTAACAGGAGGTGAAGGTTTCATGTGTGGATTATTAGCAAACACTTCGACTCCATATTGTTGGAATTCAGTTGATTCAGGTACTAATCTTGTCCCATCAATGTTTGTCAATTCAGCTTATTCTCATATTGCTGCTGGTAAAGATCATGTTTGTGCTGTTAGAGGATCTTATTTCTCAAGTATTTACTCCGGTAATGTTGATTGTTGGGAAATTAGTAATGATTCCGAAAGACGATCCGATCTAGTGTCGTATTTCGATCCGTCTATAAGTAATTTGGTTTTTGAGAAAATTGCATCTGGTGAAGGTTACACTTGTGGTGGTATTGAACATGGTGGGATTGTTTGTTGGGGACCTAAATCAGGGTCTATTGAAGTTTCCGATGAGTCTGATAACTACGTCAACTTAGCTTCCGGGAAGGACTCTGTATGCGGCATTTCTGAACTTACTGGTGAAGTGAAATGTTGGGGTGGGAATAATAGTTTTGTTAATCCTCCAAATGGGACTAGATTTGTTGATTTGACGGCGGGTGCTCGTCATTTCTGTGGGATTCGGGAAGACAATCATGGGATTGATTGTTGGGGTACTCATGATTCATCTGTTGTTCCAAAGGGTTCGGGGTTTTTGGCAATTGCGTCGTCTGGTTTTATTACTTGTGGTGTTAGAGAAGATGATTTGCTTCTTGATTGTTGGGGTTCTGAAGAGCCGTTACCGGCTGGTTATAGTCCGCCATTGCAGTTATCTAGTCCTGGATTGTGCACTGCTGATCCTTGTGGGCAGGGGAAATTTTCATTCAATGCGAGTATTCTCAGTGTGCAGGATTTGACGAGTTTATGTGTTCGGAAGAATCTGAATATCTGTGCTCCATGTGGTTCAAATTGCAGCAAAGGTTTCTTTGCGTCTAGTCCTTGTAGTGCGAATGCTGATAGAGTTTGCACGGCTTGCTCGCTCTGTCAAAATAGTTCTTGTTGGGATGATTGTAAACTTACTTCGTCGTCTCACCGGGAGAAAATGCACCAAGTGAAGAAACTTGGAATCATAATTGGGTCTTCTGTGGCAGGTTTCATATTGGTCTTGCTTGGTTGGTGTCTTCTTCCCCGGTTAGTCACCGTTAGAAATGAAGAGCAAAGGAAAAAACAGTTCAAATCATGCTTGAGAAAGCCAGAAGTTGAAGCTGACACCAATGATGAGCTACAACCTACTCTTTCTGCAGCTCTGAGTGTTGGGGCTACTCAAATTTTTCGTTTGTCAGAGCTGAAAGATGCCACCAATGGATTCAAGGAATTCAACGAAGTCGGTAGAGGAAGTTACGGGTTTGTTTATAAAGCCGTTCTTCCTGACGGGCGGCAAGTTGCAGTAAAACGGGCTAATGCTAATACTATCATCCACACAAATGGTCGAGAATTCGAAGCTGAGCTAGAAATTCTCTGCAACATTCGGCATTGCAACATTGTCAACTTAATAGGATATTGCGCAGAGATGGGCGAGAGACTTCTTGTTTATGAGTTCATGTCCCATGGAACGCTTCATGATCACCTTCACGGCGAGCTTTCTCCTTTGAATTGGAATTTCAGATTGCGAATAGCAATGCAGGTAGCTAAAGGGCTCGAATACCTTCACAGAGATTGTTTTCCTCCGATTGTTCACCGTGACGTAAAGGCTTCAAATATTCTCTTGGATGCAGAATGGGTTGCAAGAATTGCAGATGTTGGACTACTAAATCCAAACAACCGCGACCTCGACGGAGATTTGGAAAGTGATGTCTacaattttggcatagttttgttGGAAATACTAAGCGGAAGAAAAGTTAACGATAACGATTATACCCCTCCCAACATTGTTGATTGGGCATTACCCTTAATCAGAAAGGGCAAAGCAGCGGCCATCATTGACCGCAACATCGCTCTACCGAGAAACGTAGAACCTTTGCTTAAACTTGCAGACATTGCAGAACTTGCATTGAAAGAAGACCGCGGCGAACGTCCAGTAATCTCTGAGATTGTAATGTGGTTGGAGCAAATAGTGAAGAACGGATTGACTTTGTAG